CGCGCCAGGTTCCCAGCGCGTGCAGACCGCCGAAAAACAGCGCGCCCGCCAGGGCCACGAAGGCAAAGGTCAGGGTGTTGCGCAGCATCAGGCTCAGGCTGGGTTCGTGCTCACGAAACAGTCCGCGCCAGAAAACCGAGGTGAAGCCGTCCATGCCCACGAAGGAGCGCACGGCCACGGCCAGCAGCGGGCCGAAGCACACCGCGAGCGTCACGAGCAGCAACGCGGCGAGCAGCAACGCGACGCTTCCGCGCGCCCTCGGCAACGTCTGACGGCCTGGCTGCAGGGCCACGCTGCGGGCGGCCAGCCACAGGTACGCGCTCGTGGCGAGAATGGTCACCAGCAGCTGCACGCCGACCAGCGCTCCCGCGTCGGCGAGACGCAGCTCATAGGCGGTGAGGGTGTAGATTTCGACTTCGAGCGTGGCGTACTTGCTGCCCCCCAGCAGAAACGGCAAACCGAAACTGAGGGCGCTGTACAAAAACACCAGGGTGGCCCCGGCCAGCAGTCCGGGAAGCGCGAGCGGCAGCGCGACTGACAGGGCCGCGCGCAGGGGCGACTGGCCCAGGGTGCGGGCGGCGGCGATCAGGTTGGGGGGAACACGCGCGAAGCCGGCGTATGACAGCCGCACCATCAAGGGCAAGTTGAAAAACAGGTTGCCGAGAATCACGATGGCGGCGCTTTCGGTCAGGTCGAGCCCGCTGTAGCCGCGCGGCCCGAACAGCGCGAGCAGCCCCATGGCGGCCACGAGGGTGGGTGTGACGAACGGCAGCAGCAGCGCACGCAGAATGGACGCCTTGAAGGGCACGTCAAAACGCGAGAGCAGGTACGCCAGCGGCACACCCAGCAGGGCCGCGAGCGCCGAAGTGCCCACTGCCTGGCGCAGCGTCCAGGCCAGCCGCTCCTGGTAATACGGTTCGCTCCAGGCGTGCCAGGCCACGCCGCCCTCCTGCAGCAGGCGTCCCAGCGGCAGCACCAGAAAGGCCGCCAGCAGGACAAGGGCCGGCGTCGCCAGCCCCCATCCCAGCAGGGTGGCCCGGCGCGGCGCCCTGGGGTTCACCGGACTTTAGCGCCCCCGCACGACGAGGCGCGTCCAGGTATCCGTCCAGATTTGTGCGTTCATGCGAATCTCGGCTGCTCCCAGGGCTGTCACACCCTGAGGCGTCTGGGCGTGCTGGTACACCGGGTCGAGCTTGACCCCTTCACGCGCCGGGTAGACCCACATGCGCGTCGGAAAATCGGCCTGCACCTCCGGGGAGAGCATGAAGTCCACGAACCGGCGTGCCAGTTCGCGCTGCTTGGTGCCCTTCAGGATGCCCACACCTTCGAGCTGCAAAAAGGTGCTGCCCGGCAGGAACAGGTTGGCGGTGGGGCTCTCGGTGATTTTCTTCTCGCTGTAAAACACCTCGGCGGCGGGGCTGGAGGCGTAACTCACGACGATGGGATATTTGCCGCCCGCTCGGGTGAACTCGGTGTAGTACGCGTCGTTCCAGCCGCGGGTGACTTTCAGGCCGTTGTCTTTCATGGCCTTCCACCAGGTCCAGGCTTTTTCGGGACCGAAGTGCTTGACCGTGGCAAGCAAAAAGGCCAGACCAGGGCTCGACGTGGCAGGATTCTGCACGGCCAGCATGCCCTGGTACTCGGGCTTCGTGAGGTCATCGAGGCTTTTCGGCAAGGCCAGCTTGTTTTTTTCGAAGTAAGCCTTGTCGTAATTGAGGGCGACGTAACCGTAGTCGACGGTGTTGAGCAGCCCGTCGGAGGTCAGCGTGAGGCGCGCGGGAACGTTCTTGGCCTGCGGGCTCTTGTACGGTTCCAGGATGCCCGCCGCCCGCGCCTTGCCGAGCAGGGTGTTGTCGATGCCGTACACGACATCGGCAATGGGCGCCTCCTTGGTCAGGATCAGCTTGTTGACCATTGCGCCCGTGTCTCCGCCCTTGATCAGGCGGACCTTGGTGTTGTGGGCCGCTTCGAACTGGGCGAGAAGCTTCTTGTCGACGCTGAAGGAGTCGTGTGTGATGACACTCAGTTCGGCGGCGAGGGCCTGAGAAGCCAGACCGCTCAGCAGAAAGGTGGAAACCAAAATTCGCAGCATAAGAAAGCCCCCTTGCGTCCGCTCGGGGAAGGGTAGAGCAACGTGCGTCCGCCGATGGGTTCACGGCGCGGTCACGCTCCCTCCGCCAGCATGAACTGGATCAGGTTCCTGGGGTATTTCTCAGTCCCGCATGAGCGCGGGACACCCCCGGTGACGCCCCAGGAGTATAGCTCAGCTGCGGTCGGTGCAGTGTGCGGCGGCCACCCGCCGCACAAGGTGCCTGGGTCCTATCTTTACCAAGTGAAATATTTTCAAATGGAAGTATGTCATCTACCGCTCCCGAACTGCTCGACATGACCCGCCTGCTGATCCGCCTCGGTCGACTGCTGCACAATGAAATCGACGAACCGCTGCAAGAATCGCTCGGCCTCGGCATCAAGGAACTGCTGGTGCTGATCAGCATCAGCGAAGGCCAAACCAGCCCCGGGGTCATCGCCGCGCGCCAGTATCTTCCGGCAGCGACTGTCACGCGCCTGATCACCCGATTGCAGGAGCACGGTTTTCTGGAGCGCCAAAGCGATCCCGACGATCTGCGGCGTTTCCGGCTGGTGCTCACCGGGCGGGGAACGGCGGCGCTGCAGCGCCGCCGTGACGAAACCCGGCGTGTCCTGGCTGCCCGCTACGCTCACCTGCCACCCGAGGTGGTCGCGCAAGCCGTGGAGGCGCTGCGCGCGCTGGAAGGGCACCTGCAAGGCGAGGTCGCCCGTGTCTGACCTGTCACCCCGCGACAAGCGACTGGCTTTCTTTGGCGTGCTGACCGTGCTGTTTCTGGCCTCGCTCAACCTGACGGTCGTCGGTACGGCCATGCCGCGCGTAATTTCCGATCTCGGGGGTTTTGATCTGTACGCCTGGGCATTCACCGCGTACGCGCTCACCTCCACCCTGATCATTCCCCTCGTCGGCACGCTGAGCGACAACATCGGCCGCCGCCCGGTGCTGCTGAGCGGCATCGTGATCTTCTCGCTGGGCTCGGTGCTGATCGGCGTTTCGCAGAGCATGGAGCAGCTTATTGCCTTTCGCGCCTTGCAGGGGCTGGGCAGCGGCGCCCTGATGAGCATGGCCTTTGTGACCATCGGCGACATCTTCACCCCGATCGAGCGAGGCCGGTACCAGGGCTACACCGGCGCCGTGTGGGGCATTTCGAGCATCGTCGGACCGCTGGTCGGCGGATTCCTGACCGACCACCTGGGCTGGCGGTGGGTGTTTTTCGTCAATCTGCCCTTCGCGGTGCTGGCCTTTGTGATCATTGCGCGCTTCATTCAGGCCCGGCGCGCCAGCACCCCACGCGCGCTCGACCTGCCGGGCTCCGCCCTGCTGGTGCTGTGTGTCACGCCGCTGCTGCTCGCCCTGAGCTGGGGCGGAAGCGCGTACCCCTGGACTTCTGCGGTCATGCTGGGCCTGCTGGCCTCCGCGCTGACCTTCGGGGTGGCCTTCGCGTGGCGCCAGTTGCGCGCAACCCATCCCATCATCGACCTGCAACTGCTGCGCAACCGCACCTTCGCGGTGGCCAACGTCACCGGCTTTCTCACCACCGCCGGACTCAACGCGGCCATCCTCTACCTGCCCCTCTACATGCAAGGCGTGCGTGGCAGCTCTGCCAGCGGATCAGGAGCGGTGCTGGCGCCCCTGATGCTGGGACTGGTGCTGACCAGCACCATCGCCGGTCAGCTGGTATCGCGCTCAGGCCGCTACAAGACGCTGGTGGTCATTGGGGTGGCCTGCACCACCGTGGCGCTGTATCTCACCAGCCGCCTGGGCGTGGACACGCCCACGTGGCAGGCCACCCTTGTGATGGTGCTGCTGGGCCTGGGTATGGGTCCGGTCAATTCGCTGCTGACCCTAGCCGTGCAGAACGCCACCCCCGCAGAGCAACTCGGCATGGTCACGAGCGCCAACCAGTTCTTCCGGCAGATCGGCGGTACGCTGGCCGTGGCGGTGTTCGGCACCCTGATGACCGCCCACCTCACCCACGACCTGAAAGACCATCTGCCGTCCGCGGCGAGCCGTCTGCCCGCACAGCTGCAAGACGAAGTGGCCAGTCCGCAGCTGTTGACCAGCCCTGATCAGCTTTCGCGTCTGCAGGGGCAAATCGAGGCCGTTGGCGGTCATCAACTGGTCGAGGGCGTCCTGCGCGGACTGCGCGAAGTGCTGTCGCTGGCCCTTTCCGAAATTTTCCTGCTGTCCGCCGCGCTGAGCCTGATCAGCCTGCTGGTCGTGCTGGGCCTGCCCGAGGTGCGGCTGCAGGGAAGTCCTCGCCGGACCCGTAAAGCCCGCCTGACCGAGGCGGCCTCCACGGACTGAGCGGGCGCGTGACCGACGCTCAGCCCGGCTTGGGGAGCGAAAAACCAAAGGTCGCTCCTTCTTCCGGGCGTCCTTCGGCCCAGACCTGCCCGCCGTGCCGGTGAACGATGCGCCGGACGTTGGCGAGGCCCACCCCGGTGCCCTCGAATTCTTCCTGGCGGTGCAGGCGCTGAAACACTCCAAAGAGCTTGCTGCCGTGTGCAGGGTCGAAGCCCACCCCGTTGTCGCGCACGAAGATGGCCCAGCCGTGTTCGTGCTCCTCGGCCCACACGTCGATTCGCGACACCTCGCGTGTTCGGCTGTACTTGAGCGCGTTCGAGATCAGGTTGACCAGCACCTGGTGCAGGGTCTGACGGTCGCCTTGCACCTCGGGAAGACCGCTGACTTTCCAGTTCACCTGCCGTCCGGCCAAATCTGCCTCGCACTCCTGGCGCACGTGTTCCATCAGTTCTGCCAGATTCACCGTTTCCAGGCGCAACGGCAGGCGTGAGGTGCGCGATAATTCCAGCATTGCGTCGATCAGGCTGTTCATGCGTCCCGCTGCGCCCTCCACCACCGAGAGGTACTTCTCGGTTTTGCGGTCGAGTCCGGCGCCCAGCGCCTGGCGAAGCAGGCTGCTAAAGCCCGTGATGTGCCGCACGGGGGTGCGCAGGTCGTGCGACACCGAGTAGGCAAAGGCCTCCAGTTCCTCGTTGGCGGCCTGCAGCTGGGCTTGCTGGGTCTGAAGCTCGCGGACTGCCTCGGCACGCTCCAGGGCCAGACCGAGGTTGCGCACGGCGGTTTCCAGCACTGTCCGGTCGGTCGGCGTCCAGTGGCGCTCTTGGAACAGACCCACGCAGAACAGGCCGACCATGTTACCGCCGATCTCGAGCGGCAGGATCGCGCGGGCCTGCACGTGCCCCATCAAGTCGCGTGGAGCCTCGGCCGTTTCCGGGAAGGAGTCCTGATACCAGGGGCGTCGGGCGGCCCACGAGGTCCCCAGGCCGAGTGCCTCGCGCGGCAGCCCGGCGTTCACCATCGCCTGCAGCGGCCCGGAGCGCAGGTTGCCCGTCTGGGCCTTCGGGTACCACAGGTCCTCGTGCAGTTCGTAATACACAGCGTAGCCGGACGGCAGCAGGCGACACACGATCTCCTGGGCGCTGCGGATCAGGGCGTAGCGGTCGGTCTCGAAGGCGAGGTCGCGGGAAAGGGCGGCAAAAGCTTCCAGAATCTGCGCGCGCGCTTCAAGTTCTACCGCCTGGCGCTGCAGGGCCACCGTGGTGGCGGCGCGCTCCAGGGCGAGCTCCAGACTCCGGCCTACCGCGCGGAACACCAGCCGTTCGCGCTCGGTCCAGGCGTGGGCGTGCCTGGTTCCCATGGTAAGCAGGCCACCGGGCTCGCCGCCGTCGAGGTAAGGATACTGGGCGCCCGCGCCATAATCCTCAGTATGCTCGACACCTTCGCGGTCGGCGTTCCAGCCGTCCACAAACGACGGTCCGCGAACCAGAAACGGGCTCGCGAAGCTCGGGGTATCTGGCAAGAAACCCTCGCGTGCCCGGCTCGCTGCCGCCCCGTCGATGTCTTCTGACAGCACCAGGGCTTTCCAGCGCCCGTCGGAAAGCGTGTAGTAACCCACGCTGACGTCGCGCAGCGAGATTCGCAGGATCTCGACTGCGAGCCGCGCGAGGGTTGTCACATCTGCAGGCTGGGTCGAGGCTTCGGTGAAGCGGGCAAAGGCATTCAGGGCGGCGCGCTCCTCTTCGAGCTCCTGATTGCGTCGTTGCAGCGCGAAGCGTTGCGTTTCCAGGTGTTCGAGCTGCGCGGCGCGTTCCATGGCCAGCCCCAGGGTACGCACCAGGGCCTCGAGCACCGTCCGCTGCGCAGCGGACCAGACATTTCGCTGAAACAGCGCGACCAGCAAAACCCCGACGGGCTGGCCTTCGATCAGCACCGGCAGGCTGGCCATACTGCCGACCGACCCGACGAGCGCGGACATCGGCGGCGCGACTTCAGGATGCTGCGTCGTGTAACACGCTTCACGCCGTGTCCAGGCACAGACCAGCATGGGCGCGTCATTATAGGCCAGCCCGGCATCGATCAGCGCCTGCAGTTCCGGGGGCGGAGCACCGAGCTGCACCTGACAGCGCCACTGTCCGGCGTGTAGTTCGTAATACAGTGCATAACCCCGGGGAAACAGCGACAATGCGACCTGCTGGGCCCGTTGAACCAGCGCGTGAGGCGCGGCGTGCAGCGAGAGGTCCCGCAGCAGGCCTGAAAATTCTCTCAGTACGTCCGGCGCGAGCTGAGCATCGGAATGCACCGTGTCCGTGGGGCGGTCTGGTGTGCGCACATGCTCCGGCGCCCTCAAGCGTGCCAGCGCCCAGTTGAGGGCGCGCCCCACGGCGAGAAACAACCCCTGGTCCGCCGGGTCCCAGGTATTCCGGTTCCACTGGACCACGCTCAACAGGGCGAGCTGACTGCCAAAGGACAGCGGGTAGTGTCCACTCGAGAGCGCTGCATTGTCTGGTGCGGTGGTCGGCGCAGTCCGGTCACCTTCAGGAAAAAAATAGGCCTCGCGCGCGAGTGTCACTTCGCGCAGCGTGCTGGGAGGACGGCCGAGCAGCAGCTGGTGTTCGTGTTCCGCAGTCAGGGTGCGGCTGGCATGGTGGACGTACCACCCCGCCGCCCCTTGTGCTTCCGCGTACACGGCCGTGGTGTCCGGCAAGCCGTCTTGCAGCAACGCGAAGGCCAGCAGCACGGCCTGTTCGAGGGTGGTGCTTTGCGCGTGCGTGCCGAGCAGCGTGGCAAACGCGTCATGTGGCCGCGCCTGCTGCAGGAGCCGTGTGCGTTCGGTTGGCTTTGTGCGGCGCGGCGCGGCCTGGTTGTCACGTTGCTGCTTGGGCGTGCCGTCGGCGGGCATACACCAGCATACGGCGATCCGGGACCAGGCACGGCAGCGCGCGTTCGGTGCAGTTTGAAGGATTTCACCCTTCACAGGCTGCCGGGCGGAACTTAGGCTCGAAGAATGACCACGGTGGTAATCGGAGCTGGACTGGCAGGGCTCACGGCGGCGCGTCTGCTCGGGCGGGCAGGTCGGCGTGTGCGCGTGCTCGAGGCGGGCCGTGAGCTGGGCGGCCGGGTACAGACGCGTCATGTCGACGGCTTTCGGGTGGACCTGGGATTTCAAGTCCTGTTCACCGCTTACCCAGCCGTGCAGCGTAACCTCGACCTGGAAGCGCTGAACCTGACCTCGTTGCCTGCCGGAGCGGTCATTCGGGAGGTCGGGCGCAGCGACACGGTGGGCGACCCGCTGCGCGATCCGGCCTCGGCGTTGTCGACGTTGCGCGCCGCTTCGCTCAGCGCACGTGACAAACTGCTGCTCGCCCGGCTGGTTCTGCGCCTCAAATCACCGGCACCTCACTCGCTGCTGACGGGCACTGCCGAAACCACGCTCGACTATCTGCGCCGCAGTGGATTTTCCTACCGCGCCATCGATCACTTCTTCGCCCCCTTTTTTGGTGGAATCTTTCTCAGGCGCGATCTCAGTACCAGCGCCGGGCTCTTTCGTTACTACCTGCGCATGCTGATCGACGGACCTACGGCCATTCCGCGCGGCGGCATGGGCGAAATCGCCCGGCAGCTGGTCCAGGAGGTCAACGTGACCCCCAACGTGTTCGTGCACGAGCTGCGCCCTCGAACAGATCATGTGACCCTGCTGACGAGCGTTGGTGAAATCGATGCCCGGGAAGTCATCGTGGCCACCAGCCCACCCGAGATTCAGCGTCTGGCTGGTGTCGCGGTGCCGCATACTCCCGTCTCCAGCAGTTACCTGCATTACGCGGCGGACGTGAACCTCGATTCGGAAAAGCGCCTCTTGCTCAATGCGCACGACGGTGTGGTCAACAACGCGATCTGGCTCAGCAACACCGTGCCGGAACTGGCCCCGCCTGGAAAACACCTCTTGAGTGTGACCGTGCTGGGGCGCCCCCGTCAGGACGACACGCAGCTTGACCATGCGGTGCGTGCCGAGCTGTCACGCTGGTACGGTCCGGACGAAGTCGAGAAATTGCGTCTGCTGACACTGGACCACCTTCCCTTCGCTCAGTTCGCGCAGCCGCCAGGATTCGAGGCGTCCCTCGCGGGTCACGCGACTTCCTGGCCTCACGTGGTGATCGCGTCGGAGGCCACCAGTAGCAGTTCCATTCAGGGTGCGATGGAAAGCGGTGAGAAGGCGGCGGCCATTGTGCTGAACGACGTCCAGAGTCTGAGCCGTCCGCGCGGAGCGTAAATGGTGCACTGATCGTCTTATCGTTGTTGTGCGGAGAAACCTTGCTGCGGTTTCTGCGCGATCTGGAACCGCGAAAACTCATCCACCAGGCGAAGGAAATGTCGACTTGGTCAGGACCGTTGCCGAGTGGGCAACGGGAATGTGAAAAATTCGTCGTCCTGCACGGCATGCTTATGATGCCACAATGAGTGAATACCAAGAACCGGTTAAAGCGATCTGAATAAAATGCACACGTCCTGGCGTGCTCAAGTCACTATCCTTTCCAAGGATAGAAACAACGCAAAGTCTTTTCCAAAGATTCTCTCATCGTGACCTGCTCGTGATGTTGCGGGCGGCACTTCGCACTCATGTGACCTCTTTTCAGCTTTCAGGGGTCGCACAAGGAGCCTATGTCCCTGAACTTCGTGCCTCGGAACACTGCACTGCGCCCCTCGGCCCTGCTTCTGCTGTCGCTTGCCCTGGCGGCCTGCGGAAGCCAGCAGCCGGCCAGCACCTCGACCAACGCCGTCACCGCCCAATCCCAGTCGGCGAACTCGGTCAGCGTCGCCGACGAGTCGCCGCAAGCCTGGTTCGTGGAATTTCACAACGCGCCGACTGCTGACGGGGGTAGCCTGAGTGCCACCGAGGCCGACAAGCGCAACTTTCGTGCCGAAGCCAAGCAAAAAGGCGTAAAGTTCACCGAGCGCCGAGCGTTCGGCAAGCTGTTCAACGGGATGTCCGTGCAGGTCGCGCCCGGTGAACTGGCCAAGCTGTCGCGCCTTGCCAGCGTAAAGGCGATTTACCCGGTCGAGACGATCCAGATTCCCGAAACCGAGCAGGTGGCCGAGCCTGACATGACCACTGCCCTCGCCATGACCGGCGCGGACACGGCACAAAAAGAGCTGAATCTGACTGGTAAGGGCGTCAAGGTGGCCGTCATGGACACTGGCATCGATGGAGACCACCCGGCCTTTGCAGGACGCATCGTGGCCAGTTATGACTTCGTCGGCGACGCCTTTACCGGCGGCAACACCCCGGTGCCCGGCGGCCCGCAGGACGACTGCAACGGCCACGGCACGCACGTGGCGGGCATCGTAGGCGGCAATGACCCCGCCACCGGTTTCAAAGGTGTGGCGCCCGAAGTCTCGTTCGGCGCGTACCGCGTGTTCGGCTGCGAAGGCTCCACCCAGTCCGACATCATGATCGCCGCAATGGAAAAAGCCCTCGACGACGGCATGCAGGTGCTGAACATGTCCATCGGTGCGGCCTTCAACACCTGGCCCGAGTACCCCACCGCCAAAGCCGCCACCCGCCTCGTCAACAAGGGTGTGGCCGTGGTTGCCTCGATCGGCAACAGCGGAGCCAGCGGCGCCTTCTCGGCGGGCGCGCCGGGCGTGGGCGAAAAAGTCATCGGCGTGGCGTCGTTTGACAACACCCACGTGCTGCTGAACACTTTCAGCATCTCGCCGGACGGCAAGGGCATCGGCTACCAGAACGCCTCGCCCGCGCCGGTCGCGCCCACCTCGGGCAGCCTGACCTTCGCGCGCACCAGCCCGACCCTGGTCGCCGCCGACGCCTGCGCCGCGCTGCCTGCCAACAGCCTGAGCGGCAAGGTGGCCCTGATTCGCCGCGGTGGCTGCACTTTCCACACCAAGGCCATGAATGCCCAGAACGCGGGCGCGGCGGCGGTCGTGCTGTTCAACAACGCGCCCGGTCCCTTTGGCGCCAGCGTGGCCGGCACCCCGGCGATCACGATTCCGGTCGTGGCGATCTCGGCCGAAGAAGGCGCCATCATCAACGAGCGCCTGAACGCCGGCCCGGTGGAACTCACCTGGACCGCCGAGCGCGGCACCTTCCTGAATGCCAGCGGCGACCTGCTCTCCAGCTTCAGCTCCTACGGTCTCGCCGCCGACCTGAGCCTCAAACCCGACATCGGTGGTCCCGGCGGCCTGATTCGCTCGGCGTGGCCGCTCACGCTGCCGGGGGGTGGGTACAACACCATCAGCGGCACCAGCATGTCCTCGCCGCACGTGGCGGGAACCGTGGCGCTGCTGCTGCAGGCCAAGCCCAACACGCCCTCGCAGGCGGTGCGCAGCATCTTGCAAAACAGCGCCGAACCCAAGCCGTGGTCGGGCAATCGGAACGCGGGCTTCCTGGACTTCGTGCACCGGCAGGGCGCGGGCATGGTGAACATCGTCAATGCTGTGGGTGCCACCACCCGCGTGGAACCGGGCAAGCTGTCGCTCGGCGAAAGCGAAAATGGCCCGGCCACCCGCACCCTCACACTGGAGAACAAGGGCAACAGCGCGGTGACCTACACGCTGTCTCATGCGCCTGCCCTTTCGACCGGCGGTCTGACCAACGCGCCCAGCCCCACCACCGGCTTTGCCTCCGCGAGCTTCAGCGCTCCGAGCGTCACCGTTCCGGCGGGCGGCACCGCCACGATCGACGTCACCATCACCGCCAACCCGAGCCTGGCCGACCGCAGCCAGTACGGCGGTTACGTGGTGCTCACCCCGCAAGGCGAAGGCGGCTCGGTCCTGCGTGTACCCTACGCAGGCATCAAGGGCGATTACCAGAGCATCCGGGTGCTGACCCCCACCGCCAACAACTTCCCCTGGCTGGCCAAGCTTGGCGGTGGCAGCTACACCAGACAAGCCGACGGGGCCAGCTACACCCTCAAGGATGGCGACCAGCCCTTCTTCCTGGCCCACTTCGAGCACCAGGCCCGCCTGGTACGCGCCGAGGTGTATGACGCCAAGAGCGGCAAGCTGCAAGGGCGTGCCTTCAACGAGGAGTACCTGGGCCGCAGCGGCACGGCCACCGGCTTCCGCGCCTTCACCTTCGACGGCACGACCACGCAGGGCAAGCAGGAGCGCACCGTGGCCGACGGCAGCTACTACGTCGAGCTGAAGGTCCTCAAGGCACTGGGCGACGAAAACAATCCCGCGCACTGGGAAACCTGGAAGTCCCCCACCTTCAGCATCAAGCGCTAAAGGGACACAAAAGCACACATCCACGAGGCCCGCACCCGCGGGCCTCGCGCTTTGATCGCTACACTGAAGGCTACATGAGCACCCACGACGCCCCGCCTCAAGCTGTGACCCTGCGCGACGGCACCGTGGTGCTGCTCGATCCCGACACCGCCGCGCAGGTAGCGGGCATGGCTTTTCGGCGCGATCCCACATCCGGCGCGGTCGTGCGCAAGGTCCGTGTCGGTACGGGCGTGAAAACCCAGACGCTGGCGCAGTTCGTGATGGGGGGAGCTGCCCCGCCCGGCATGCTGTGGCACCACAAGAGCGGCGACGCCAGCGACTTTCGCCGCGAGAATCTGCAGGCGGTGCGGCGCGGCACCCATCTGCCGGACGGGCACCACCGCAAGGCCGGGCAAGCGAGCGGTCAGGCGAAACGCCTGACCCGCCCAGACCCCGAGACAGACGCATAAGAAGGGTCAGAACACCAGGGTCTTATTGCCGTCGATCAGCACGCGGTCCTCCACGTGGGCTTTCACGGCGCGTGCGAGCACCGTGCGCTCGATGTCGCGCCCGATGCGCACCAGGGCGCCCAGGTCATCGCGGTGCGAGACGCGCGCCACATCCTGCTCGATGATCGGGCCCGCGTCGAGTTCCTCGGTGACGTAGTGCGCGGTGGCCCCGATGATCTTCACGCCGCGCGTCAGGGCGCTGCGGTAGGGATTGGCCCCCACGAAGGCCGGCAGAAACGAATGGTGAATGTTGATGACCGGCACGCCGACCTCGCGCAGAAAATCGCCGGAGAGAATCTGCATGTAGCGCGCCAGCACCACGAAGTCACACTGGCCCCTCAGCCGGGCGAGCAGGGCCGCTTCGGCTTCGTCCTTTTTGCCTTTTTCGACCGCGATGATCTCGAAGGGCACCCCAAAAGCGTCGGCGTCACCGCGCAGGTCGCCGTGGTTGCTGACAATCAGCGGAATCTCGACCTGCAGTTCGCCGCGCCTTCTGCGCCACAGCAGATCGAGAAGACAATGGTCGTACCGGCTGACCAGCACGGCCATGCGTTTGGGCTCGGCGGTGTACCACAACCGCCAGTCCATTTCGAAAGGAGCCGCGACCACATCCTGAAACGCCCGCTCGAACTGACCCCGGCTGAGGTCGAGTCCGTCGAGGTGAAACTCCATGCGCATGAAAAAGCGCCCGTTTTCGGGGTCGGTGCTGTGCTGGTCGCTGGAAAGGG
The Deinococcus peraridilitoris DSM 19664 genome window above contains:
- a CDS encoding ABC transporter permease is translated as MNPRAPRRATLLGWGLATPALVLLAAFLVLPLGRLLQEGGVAWHAWSEPYYQERLAWTLRQAVGTSALAALLGVPLAYLLSRFDVPFKASILRALLLPFVTPTLVAAMGLLALFGPRGYSGLDLTESAAIVILGNLFFNLPLMVRLSYAGFARVPPNLIAAARTLGQSPLRAALSVALPLALPGLLAGATLVFLYSALSFGLPFLLGGSKYATLEVEIYTLTAYELRLADAGALVGVQLLVTILATSAYLWLAARSVALQPGRQTLPRARGSVALLLAALLLVTLAVCFGPLLAVAVRSFVGMDGFTSVFWRGLFREHEPSLSLMLRNTLTFAFVALAGALFFGGLHALGTWRARSRLLDLLSLLPLMVSPISLAVGYLLLYPRLRAELPLLLAAYVLLAAPLVTRSLLPALRALPVQLLEAARSLGSSSPRAWRTVALPLVAPALRGGAALALATVLGEFAATLVLSRPEWATLSIGIAERLARPGALNLGEACALATLLMGLSLASFTLLGGKGEVA
- a CDS encoding thiamine ABC transporter substrate-binding protein, which produces MLRILVSTFLLSGLASQALAAELSVITHDSFSVDKKLLAQFEAAHNTKVRLIKGGDTGAMVNKLILTKEAPIADVVYGIDNTLLGKARAAGILEPYKSPQAKNVPARLTLTSDGLLNTVDYGYVALNYDKAYFEKNKLALPKSLDDLTKPEYQGMLAVQNPATSSPGLAFLLATVKHFGPEKAWTWWKAMKDNGLKVTRGWNDAYYTEFTRAGGKYPIVVSYASSPAAEVFYSEKKITESPTANLFLPGSTFLQLEGVGILKGTKQRELARRFVDFMLSPEVQADFPTRMWVYPAREGVKLDPVYQHAQTPQGVTALGAAEIRMNAQIWTDTWTRLVVRGR
- a CDS encoding MarR family winged helix-turn-helix transcriptional regulator; the protein is MSSTAPELLDMTRLLIRLGRLLHNEIDEPLQESLGLGIKELLVLISISEGQTSPGVIAARQYLPAATVTRLITRLQEHGFLERQSDPDDLRRFRLVLTGRGTAALQRRRDETRRVLAARYAHLPPEVVAQAVEALRALEGHLQGEVARV
- a CDS encoding MDR family MFS transporter, which translates into the protein MSDLSPRDKRLAFFGVLTVLFLASLNLTVVGTAMPRVISDLGGFDLYAWAFTAYALTSTLIIPLVGTLSDNIGRRPVLLSGIVIFSLGSVLIGVSQSMEQLIAFRALQGLGSGALMSMAFVTIGDIFTPIERGRYQGYTGAVWGISSIVGPLVGGFLTDHLGWRWVFFVNLPFAVLAFVIIARFIQARRASTPRALDLPGSALLVLCVTPLLLALSWGGSAYPWTSAVMLGLLASALTFGVAFAWRQLRATHPIIDLQLLRNRTFAVANVTGFLTTAGLNAAILYLPLYMQGVRGSSASGSGAVLAPLMLGLVLTSTIAGQLVSRSGRYKTLVVIGVACTTVALYLTSRLGVDTPTWQATLVMVLLGLGMGPVNSLLTLAVQNATPAEQLGMVTSANQFFRQIGGTLAVAVFGTLMTAHLTHDLKDHLPSAASRLPAQLQDEVASPQLLTSPDQLSRLQGQIEAVGGHQLVEGVLRGLREVLSLALSEIFLLSAALSLISLLVVLGLPEVRLQGSPRRTRKARLTEAASTD
- a CDS encoding GAF domain-containing sensor histidine kinase, producing MPADGTPKQQRDNQAAPRRTKPTERTRLLQQARPHDAFATLLGTHAQSTTLEQAVLLAFALLQDGLPDTTAVYAEAQGAAGWYVHHASRTLTAEHEHQLLLGRPPSTLREVTLAREAYFFPEGDRTAPTTAPDNAALSSGHYPLSFGSQLALLSVVQWNRNTWDPADQGLFLAVGRALNWALARLRAPEHVRTPDRPTDTVHSDAQLAPDVLREFSGLLRDLSLHAAPHALVQRAQQVALSLFPRGYALYYELHAGQWRCQVQLGAPPPELQALIDAGLAYNDAPMLVCAWTRREACYTTQHPEVAPPMSALVGSVGSMASLPVLIEGQPVGVLLVALFQRNVWSAAQRTVLEALVRTLGLAMERAAQLEHLETQRFALQRRNQELEEERAALNAFARFTEASTQPADVTTLARLAVEILRISLRDVSVGYYTLSDGRWKALVLSEDIDGAAASRAREGFLPDTPSFASPFLVRGPSFVDGWNADREGVEHTEDYGAGAQYPYLDGGEPGGLLTMGTRHAHAWTERERLVFRAVGRSLELALERAATTVALQRQAVELEARAQILEAFAALSRDLAFETDRYALIRSAQEIVCRLLPSGYAVYYELHEDLWYPKAQTGNLRSGPLQAMVNAGLPREALGLGTSWAARRPWYQDSFPETAEAPRDLMGHVQARAILPLEIGGNMVGLFCVGLFQERHWTPTDRTVLETAVRNLGLALERAEAVRELQTQQAQLQAANEELEAFAYSVSHDLRTPVRHITGFSSLLRQALGAGLDRKTEKYLSVVEGAAGRMNSLIDAMLELSRTSRLPLRLETVNLAELMEHVRQECEADLAGRQVNWKVSGLPEVQGDRQTLHQVLVNLISNALKYSRTREVSRIDVWAEEHEHGWAIFVRDNGVGFDPAHGSKLFGVFQRLHRQEEFEGTGVGLANVRRIVHRHGGQVWAEGRPEEGATFGFSLPKPG